From the Leptospira biflexa serovar Patoc strain 'Patoc 1 (Paris)' genome, one window contains:
- a CDS encoding cbb3-type cytochrome c oxidase subunit I, producing the protein MRFQSQKVAYWFFATCMLLLSLQIVYGFIMGFARIGMDGLHDYIPFNTARATHTNLLVVWLLTGFMGAAYYIIPEESDRELYSVKLAYIQLISWVVVGVVAIVGFHFNWWEGRKFLEIPRPLDYLVVVNVLTFLFNIAMTIWEAKKRSTTQLVLFFGLLCAALLYLPGMIYFDNQTLDSYFRWWVVHLWVEGVWELIMGGILAFLLIKLTGVDREVIEKWLYVVVGLTFLSGILGTGHHYYWIGTPKYWLMVGGIFSALEPLAFLGMAIWALNMYRKKGKDHPNKIALYWTLGSAMMSFIGAGFLGFAHTWPAVNQWTHGTLVTAMHGHLAFWGAYAMLVLAVISYAMPNMTGRKLFTGMSGYLAFWASNIGMLGMTGALAVAGITQVYLERKLGMDFLVVQKEIIFHFYGMLLAATLFTIGITYFIVDFIRHGLPSNEALGKNVGDLD; encoded by the coding sequence ATGAGATTCCAATCACAAAAGGTCGCATATTGGTTCTTTGCAACTTGTATGTTACTCTTATCGTTACAAATCGTTTATGGTTTTATCATGGGTTTTGCTCGTATCGGAATGGATGGATTACACGATTACATTCCATTTAACACGGCACGTGCGACACATACCAATTTACTCGTCGTTTGGTTATTAACAGGATTTATGGGTGCTGCGTATTACATCATCCCGGAAGAATCTGATAGGGAATTATACAGTGTAAAACTTGCTTATATCCAACTCATTTCTTGGGTTGTTGTAGGTGTTGTTGCCATTGTTGGTTTCCATTTTAATTGGTGGGAAGGAAGAAAGTTTTTGGAAATTCCAAGACCTCTTGATTACCTTGTAGTAGTCAACGTTCTAACCTTTCTTTTTAACATTGCTATGACAATTTGGGAAGCCAAAAAAAGAAGTACAACACAACTTGTCCTCTTCTTTGGTCTGTTATGTGCTGCTCTATTGTACCTCCCAGGTATGATTTACTTCGACAACCAAACTCTCGATTCCTACTTTCGTTGGTGGGTCGTTCACCTTTGGGTAGAAGGAGTTTGGGAACTCATCATGGGTGGTATCTTAGCATTTTTACTCATCAAACTCACGGGAGTGGATAGAGAAGTCATTGAAAAATGGTTGTATGTTGTTGTTGGTCTCACTTTCCTTTCTGGAATTTTGGGAACGGGACACCATTACTATTGGATCGGAACACCGAAGTATTGGCTCATGGTGGGTGGGATTTTCTCCGCGTTAGAACCGCTTGCCTTCCTTGGAATGGCGATTTGGGCACTCAATATGTACCGAAAAAAAGGAAAAGACCATCCAAACAAAATTGCACTCTATTGGACACTTGGCAGTGCCATGATGTCTTTTATTGGAGCGGGTTTTCTTGGTTTTGCTCATACTTGGCCTGCGGTCAACCAATGGACACATGGAACTCTTGTCACCGCGATGCACGGACACCTTGCCTTCTGGGGAGCCTACGCTATGTTAGTGTTAGCTGTGATTTCATATGCCATGCCAAACATGACAGGAAGAAAATTGTTTACTGGAATGTCTGGATATTTAGCATTTTGGGCTTCGAACATTGGAATGTTAGGGATGACAGGTGCACTCGCTGTGGCAGGGATCACACAGGTATATCTCGAACGTAAATTGGGAATGGACTTTCTTGTCGTACAAAAAGAAATCATTTTCCATTTTTACGGAATGTTACTTGCGGCGACCCTCTTTACGATTGGCATCACATACTTTATTGTGGATTTCATTCGACATGGACTTCCATCTAACGAAGCACTTGGAAAAAATGTAGGTGATCTAGATTAA
- a CDS encoding sensor histidine kinase, with amino-acid sequence MISKSRFFQFLFGISLFLSPTVVSLVAEPCGTMISSFEKPVVLKTDWLFRKGDNLDWRDESVEDTFWVKRSVPDYGISKTENLTGYHWYRCSFYLPDNYTTPVEPIAIQLGRIRDIDEFYLNGTLIDKTGAVLPRMEVDFQKIRIYSLPTHLLKPGLNVMAIRIYAATNLNGLKEAPKIAKERLLREEVFSKELFAMVCGYVFIFMGIYFLVGSIVRGRAGENFFFALFSIFMGIYVLIRTQHRDILFESFTWSYVTELLVLICLPVFFINFMHQYLKMKRNMVLLVYEVFLSVLFIITLFFRNPKTWILVIALFNYALPIAMGLVVYLFVKNGTTNIKKVKFILIGIACLLPTILIDSLSALEIIISMPGTLYLGFLIFLVMISIQLSNDIVLGLENYIGQEKELIQMERVKTGFLINLSSEFKSGMEKIKTAIDNITTNQGKISIKQAGKTTAKKAAKKKIKTSPSPKQTGDPIKQAEDHISYMSYMVEEAILLRKLEERTYIPFYETFSVSELIKNCVASVENHLGQHRKNAFIDVKPKDLEIYFPKELFFCILRNLVENAYQYTDPKTDIHIEFYNRDGFHQLIVMDEGMGLSQLEMETIFQKFVRGYHDKKNEIPGAGIGLTLVEASTNFLSGTVSLKSSEGMGAKFTIRIPEKPKK; translated from the coding sequence ATGATTTCGAAGAGCCGATTTTTCCAATTTTTATTTGGTATCTCATTGTTTTTGTCACCAACTGTTGTCAGTTTGGTGGCAGAACCTTGCGGAACCATGATCTCCTCATTTGAAAAACCTGTAGTTTTAAAAACAGATTGGTTATTCCGAAAAGGAGACAATTTAGATTGGCGAGATGAGTCAGTCGAAGATACGTTTTGGGTCAAACGATCTGTTCCTGATTATGGAATTTCCAAAACGGAAAACCTAACAGGGTATCATTGGTATCGTTGTTCTTTTTATTTACCTGACAATTATACAACTCCCGTTGAACCAATTGCCATCCAATTGGGGAGGATTCGTGACATCGATGAGTTCTATCTGAATGGAACATTGATTGATAAAACAGGAGCAGTCCTACCTCGAATGGAGGTAGATTTTCAAAAAATTAGAATTTATTCTCTTCCCACACATTTATTAAAACCTGGTTTAAATGTTATGGCAATCAGAATATATGCCGCAACCAATTTAAACGGATTAAAAGAAGCTCCTAAAATTGCCAAAGAACGTTTGTTACGTGAAGAAGTTTTTTCGAAAGAACTTTTTGCAATGGTTTGCGGTTATGTCTTCATATTTATGGGGATTTATTTTTTAGTGGGATCGATTGTTCGCGGAAGAGCAGGTGAAAACTTTTTCTTTGCTTTATTTTCCATTTTTATGGGTATTTATGTACTCATTCGTACCCAACACCGAGATATTTTATTTGAAAGTTTCACCTGGTCCTATGTAACCGAACTTCTAGTTTTGATCTGTTTGCCAGTTTTTTTCATCAACTTTATGCACCAATATTTAAAGATGAAACGAAATATGGTGTTACTCGTTTATGAGGTATTCCTTTCCGTTTTATTTATCATTACCTTGTTCTTTAGAAATCCTAAGACATGGATCCTTGTCATTGCGCTCTTCAATTATGCATTGCCTATTGCTATGGGACTTGTGGTTTATTTATTTGTAAAGAATGGAACGACCAATATCAAAAAAGTAAAGTTCATCTTAATCGGAATCGCTTGTTTATTACCAACCATCCTAATTGATAGTTTGTCCGCATTAGAAATCATCATTTCAATGCCTGGTACTTTGTATTTAGGTTTTTTAATTTTCCTCGTCATGATTTCGATTCAACTATCCAATGATATTGTCCTCGGATTAGAAAACTATATTGGACAAGAGAAAGAACTCATCCAAATGGAAAGAGTTAAAACTGGATTTTTGATCAATCTATCTTCCGAATTTAAATCAGGAATGGAAAAAATCAAAACTGCGATTGATAACATTACAACCAATCAAGGGAAAATTTCGATAAAGCAAGCCGGCAAAACGACAGCAAAAAAAGCCGCTAAGAAAAAAATCAAAACATCTCCTTCTCCAAAACAAACGGGAGACCCGATCAAACAAGCAGAAGACCACATATCCTATATGAGTTATATGGTCGAAGAAGCAATTTTACTTAGAAAACTAGAAGAAAGAACCTATATTCCTTTTTATGAAACATTTTCTGTTTCTGAATTGATTAAAAATTGTGTTGCGAGTGTTGAAAATCATTTAGGCCAACATAGAAAAAATGCCTTCATCGATGTAAAACCAAAAGATCTGGAAATTTATTTCCCAAAAGAATTGTTTTTTTGTATTTTACGTAACCTTGTAGAAAACGCCTATCAATATACAGATCCCAAAACAGACATTCATATCGAATTTTATAATCGAGATGGATTTCACCAATTGATCGTAATGGACGAAGGAATGGGTCTAAGCCAACTCGAGATGGAAACCATATTTCAAAAATTTGTCAGAGGATACCATGACAAAAAAAATGAAATCCCTGGTGCCGGAATTGGTTTAACTTTAGTTGAGGCATCAACAAACTTCTTATCAGGAACTGTAAGTTTAAAATCAAGCGAAGGAATGGGAGCAAAGTTCACGATCCGAATCCCAGAGAAACCAAAAAAATGA
- the fliH gene encoding flagellar assembly protein FliH yields MAKLVFKPIQIADLQEEVEIQLPDKYKKFHKTDEQEDFEIDQEGNIIEQYQGPSIEEIEAELQRYRQETEEQVRQLLEDAKKQAKAIEDEGRTKAFQMVQDSKEKIKLEEDSGRAKAEQILDRAKMEVERMIKEAEMKQAEIEHEAYQKGYDAGREVGFKKGQGEVRRLIDRLGTIIGKAIDIREEMIAASEKQMVEMILVIARKVIKDEIIERKEIVLNNIREAMKRIKDRDRIDIRVNFADLELTTAHKDELIKLMESLRKVNIYEDSRVDRGGVIIETDVGAIDARISTQLKEIEEAIRNVEPI; encoded by the coding sequence ATGGCAAAACTAGTTTTTAAACCCATTCAAATTGCCGACTTACAAGAAGAAGTTGAAATCCAACTTCCTGATAAGTACAAAAAATTTCATAAAACAGACGAACAAGAAGATTTCGAGATAGACCAAGAAGGGAATATCATAGAACAATACCAAGGTCCATCGATTGAAGAAATCGAAGCGGAACTCCAAAGGTATCGTCAAGAAACAGAAGAACAAGTTCGCCAATTATTAGAAGACGCAAAAAAACAAGCAAAGGCCATAGAAGATGAAGGAAGGACGAAAGCCTTCCAAATGGTCCAAGACTCCAAAGAAAAAATCAAATTAGAAGAAGACTCTGGTCGAGCCAAAGCAGAACAGATCTTAGATCGTGCCAAGATGGAAGTCGAACGTATGATCAAAGAAGCCGAAATGAAACAGGCTGAGATCGAACACGAGGCATACCAAAAAGGATATGATGCGGGTCGTGAGGTTGGTTTTAAAAAAGGCCAAGGGGAAGTGAGACGACTCATTGACCGACTCGGAACCATCATCGGTAAGGCAATTGACATCCGTGAAGAAATGATAGCAGCTTCCGAAAAGCAGATGGTTGAAATGATTCTTGTGATTGCACGAAAAGTAATCAAAGATGAAATTATAGAACGTAAGGAAATTGTTCTCAATAACATTCGCGAGGCAATGAAACGTATCAAAGATCGAGATCGTATCGATATCCGCGTTAACTTCGCAGACCTTGAACTCACAACTGCTCACAAAGACGAACTCATCAAACTCATGGAATCACTCAGAAAAGTTAATATCTATGAAGACTCACGTGTCGATCGTGGTGGGGTCATCATTGAGACAGATGTGGGTGCAATCGACGCAAGGATTTCCACTCAGTTAAAAGAAATCGAAGAGGCAATTCGAAACGTAGAACCAATATGA
- a CDS encoding nitric oxide reductase activation protein NorD, translated as MEWDQFVFYQGHKLWKKLKTKLTPPSPYFPYQMETEEIKIIKYLQTLRLETTSIVYGGVVVSLGENFLKFPEVIHWYEKELDTKKQVRILLAYLSYLFDLNSPNTNLTTTFSKQEVPLTNLKKTETQERKAIEEQTFYQNFRSFLKVFPGVRSDWKEIRKERLLLRKKDPKQYTNIISHFYKAKFSLTHSRMNFPIGKDFVSAKQNQKIESKESKQKLDPSDAEILEVDEKKIEEYTLGHNFEKIETVEEFDGQWRDIDGEEDMEEEEALEELNLKHIIRTEDPVHTTRTSESGSGTLLEILEDTSNEKPFLYPEWDYKQKKYKPSYCSVVEEFPKSMDHSYTANVLEKQHRTLLLLKKKMTALLNQTRIKKRLVSGADIDLDALVDRYADLKAKKSPSEAIYMNPIRDVSDIALYFLMDLSLSTDSWIHDKRVLDVERESLLLFSECLDELKIPFGIAGFYSRTRNHNQFIHLKQMNESWMGVRDRLGPLSPIGYTRVGPSLRHTNELLKNCGYKQKWIILITDARPNDYDQYEGKYGIEDVNKAVGECLLNGVQVYTLAIGKEEKPTIPAMMRNASYQMLFHPERLLDSLQEFFRRAIRV; from the coding sequence TTGGAATGGGATCAATTTGTATTTTACCAAGGCCACAAACTTTGGAAAAAGTTAAAAACTAAGTTAACTCCACCGAGTCCTTACTTTCCATACCAAATGGAAACAGAGGAAATCAAAATCATCAAATACCTACAAACCTTACGTTTGGAAACGACCTCCATTGTTTATGGAGGGGTAGTGGTTTCGCTTGGCGAAAACTTTTTAAAATTTCCAGAAGTGATCCACTGGTATGAGAAGGAATTGGATACAAAAAAACAGGTTCGGATCCTACTTGCCTATTTATCTTACCTCTTTGATTTAAATTCACCTAACACGAACTTAACAACTACTTTCTCCAAACAGGAAGTACCGCTAACGAATCTAAAAAAAACAGAAACACAAGAACGGAAAGCGATCGAAGAACAAACTTTTTACCAAAACTTTCGTTCCTTTTTGAAAGTATTCCCTGGTGTTCGGAGTGATTGGAAAGAGATTCGAAAAGAACGTTTGTTACTTCGAAAAAAAGATCCAAAACAGTATACAAACATTATCTCTCATTTTTACAAAGCCAAATTCTCTCTCACCCATTCAAGAATGAACTTTCCCATAGGGAAAGACTTTGTTTCCGCAAAACAAAATCAAAAAATAGAATCCAAAGAATCCAAACAAAAATTGGATCCAAGTGATGCTGAAATTTTGGAAGTGGATGAGAAAAAAATCGAAGAATATACCTTAGGGCATAATTTTGAAAAGATTGAAACGGTAGAAGAGTTTGATGGGCAATGGCGAGACATCGATGGCGAAGAGGATATGGAAGAAGAGGAGGCCCTAGAGGAACTCAATCTCAAACACATCATCCGAACCGAAGACCCGGTTCATACAACAAGAACTAGTGAATCAGGATCTGGTACCTTACTTGAAATTTTAGAAGATACAAGTAATGAAAAACCATTTTTGTATCCAGAATGGGATTACAAACAAAAGAAATACAAACCTAGTTACTGTTCTGTGGTAGAAGAGTTTCCCAAGTCAATGGATCATTCGTATACAGCGAATGTATTAGAAAAACAACATCGTACACTTTTACTTTTAAAGAAAAAAATGACGGCACTTCTCAACCAAACACGGATCAAAAAAAGATTGGTATCTGGTGCTGATATCGACTTGGATGCACTTGTGGATCGTTATGCGGACTTAAAAGCGAAAAAAAGTCCGTCAGAAGCCATTTATATGAATCCCATTCGTGATGTTTCAGACATTGCATTGTATTTTCTAATGGACCTTAGTTTGTCTACGGACTCCTGGATTCATGATAAACGTGTGTTGGATGTCGAAAGGGAAAGTTTGTTACTCTTTTCGGAATGTTTGGATGAACTAAAAATTCCTTTCGGGATTGCTGGATTCTATTCTCGCACTAGAAATCACAATCAGTTCATTCACCTAAAACAAATGAATGAATCCTGGATGGGAGTCCGGGATCGTTTGGGCCCATTGTCACCCATTGGATATACTAGGGTTGGACCATCGCTTAGGCACACCAATGAACTGCTCAAAAATTGTGGTTATAAACAAAAATGGATTATCTTAATCACAGATGCTAGGCCAAACGATTATGACCAGTATGAAGGAAAGTATGGCATTGAAGATGTCAATAAAGCCGTCGGTGAATGTCTGTTAAATGGAGTTCAAGTATACACGCTGGCAATTGGTAAAGAAGAAAAACCAACAATTCCTGCCATGATGCGAAACGCAAGTTACCAAATGTTATTCCATCCGGAAAGGCTACTCGATTCCTTACAGGAATTTTTTCGAAGAGCCATTCGCGTTTGA
- a CDS encoding NnrS family protein produces MKNLFFQLSFWNTAFRPFFWFGSLFGIIILSIWLFVLSNIITNPIQVNAIHWHSYEMVFGFTKAIVLGFLFTAVQNWTNSTILKGENLFYLLLFWLLGRFSFYSFGFLGYLSFGFDICSDIFVIYLLYPKLIVPTQKHNRPILYHYVFFTIFHILSALSAYSFLNPEQTLLYIHLSIFVVLFLILIIGGRVVPFFTGVVIQGYSFKRMPNLEIGLLYLPYVFYVSKWFQGFFESSSFGSMSLRIFNGISILALVSFLIGFLLFVANSIRYFSWKPWKSYQRPILWILHLGYFWVCLGFLFYSLSDLNLFPISSAIHSLTVGGLGVFIYGMITRVSLGHTGRTIVASPLTVFAYVVLNLSVIFRVFLPLFNEYKYAYYLSGIGWILCFLIFSIQYSLILFSKRPDGKPS; encoded by the coding sequence ATGAAGAATTTGTTTTTTCAACTCAGTTTTTGGAATACAGCATTTCGACCTTTTTTTTGGTTCGGATCATTGTTCGGAATCATTATTTTAAGTATTTGGTTATTCGTACTTTCGAATATAATCACAAATCCAATCCAAGTCAATGCGATTCACTGGCATTCATATGAAATGGTATTTGGTTTTACCAAAGCCATCGTGTTAGGTTTTTTGTTCACTGCCGTTCAGAACTGGACCAACTCCACAATTTTAAAGGGCGAAAATCTATTTTATCTTTTACTCTTTTGGTTATTAGGAAGATTTTCATTTTATTCGTTTGGTTTTTTGGGATATTTATCCTTTGGATTTGATATTTGTTCTGACATCTTTGTCATCTATTTACTCTACCCAAAATTAATTGTTCCGACTCAAAAACACAACCGACCCATATTATACCATTATGTATTTTTTACAATCTTTCATATCCTAAGTGCATTATCAGCATATTCGTTTCTCAATCCAGAACAAACATTGCTCTACATACACCTTAGTATTTTTGTTGTTTTGTTTCTGATTCTCATCATTGGTGGTCGAGTGGTTCCATTCTTTACTGGTGTTGTTATCCAAGGTTATTCATTCAAACGGATGCCAAATCTAGAAATAGGACTCTTGTATCTGCCTTATGTTTTCTATGTATCAAAATGGTTCCAAGGGTTTTTCGAATCTAGCAGTTTTGGATCTATGAGTCTTCGTATCTTCAATGGAATTTCGATTCTGGCTTTGGTTTCATTTTTAATTGGATTTCTTTTATTTGTGGCCAACTCCATTCGTTATTTTTCTTGGAAACCTTGGAAGTCCTACCAAAGGCCGATTCTATGGATCTTACATCTCGGATACTTTTGGGTTTGTTTGGGATTTTTATTCTATAGTTTATCCGATTTAAATCTATTTCCCATCTCTTCAGCCATTCATAGTTTAACTGTAGGTGGTCTCGGAGTCTTTATTTATGGAATGATCACTCGTGTGAGTTTGGGTCATACCGGTAGAACCATTGTGGCATCACCACTCACTGTGTTTGCTTATGTTGTACTCAATTTATCTGTAATTTTTCGAGTATTTTTACCCTTATTCAATGAATACAAGTATGCTTATTATTTATCGGGTATTGGATGGATTTTGTGTTTCTTGATTTTTTCGATCCAATACTCACTCATTCTATTTTCCAAACGTCCAGATGGAAAACCATCTTAG
- a CDS encoding 7TM-DISM domain-containing protein yields MKSLPFNRILIFCLFFLSLNCSRTTDENTVVLRLDGEDWGIYFNDNADLLNPEFNPNNLDIIVVPNNFRNLNKSYRGSIWIRKSFEITTEQHQKSLALQLGKVYQSDEVFVNGVLIGKNNSAFGKDPEEYAFGRPRIYPIPHDLLLEGENVLIIKIDSALSTSAGIITGPIRIVTYEEAINGNLYDSLVELIFVGFYLFIALFFFINFFNLRDKKEYLSFSILALIFSGYELCKNEVRFLILNHFAILKFLEYSFLFILPYGFIKFIQDFFELKPFRYQRIYLLLQFFFIAVFLIIQNPVFWYNFIGYWDIHLLAVIGYAIYVTIIKFREQKRGSTIHLLALVYLLYSILKEILIERGYLNSPSSLETSFLVYLILMTLALRFQFLMMKRKLQNRYERLKEADSLREKIFFYMDAMISGPLKLMKEKLSAYRESTQKTKDKNLVKEVTDVQSSIDNVMDDIIELSRLEVLKEVPFKEQVNFISFINDVIPEDDITYSIKVNPETEIYNSLDLINSVVVRLVDFPPFKEFNHNDLIITQDLKGNVHFRFLLFHNNSKVAQKLFNELTENYNQLTPIKVKWAIILEIVRLLGAKIDFKIIKKKYLKIDLGIAAIVPISELQPIKDSNGIPNANLNTKKSEKEDWRVTLKRIFKFLKETEIKIPNFKKKK; encoded by the coding sequence ATGAAATCCTTACCCTTCAATCGTATCCTTATATTTTGTTTATTTTTCCTTTCTCTAAATTGTTCTCGTACAACAGATGAAAATACCGTAGTACTTAGATTAGATGGAGAAGACTGGGGAATTTACTTCAATGATAATGCCGATTTATTAAATCCTGAATTTAATCCAAATAATCTAGATATAATCGTTGTTCCCAATAATTTTAGAAACCTTAACAAATCATATCGAGGATCCATTTGGATTCGAAAAAGTTTTGAAATCACAACAGAACAACACCAAAAATCCTTAGCGCTGCAACTAGGAAAAGTTTACCAATCCGATGAAGTTTTTGTAAATGGCGTGCTCATTGGAAAAAACAATTCCGCTTTTGGAAAAGACCCAGAAGAGTATGCATTTGGTAGACCTCGCATTTACCCGATTCCTCACGATTTGTTGCTCGAAGGTGAAAATGTTCTTATCATCAAAATTGATTCTGCATTATCAACATCAGCTGGGATCATCACAGGTCCGATACGAATTGTTACATATGAAGAAGCAATCAATGGGAATCTATATGATTCACTTGTTGAATTGATATTCGTTGGATTTTATCTATTCATCGCATTGTTTTTCTTTATCAATTTCTTTAATTTGAGAGATAAAAAAGAATATTTGAGCTTTAGTATTTTGGCTTTAATATTTTCTGGTTACGAACTTTGCAAAAACGAAGTTCGATTTTTAATTTTGAATCATTTTGCAATTTTAAAATTTTTGGAATATTCTTTTTTATTCATCCTTCCCTATGGTTTTATAAAATTCATACAAGATTTTTTCGAGTTAAAACCTTTCAGATACCAAAGAATTTATCTTTTATTACAATTTTTCTTTATCGCTGTTTTTCTCATCATTCAAAACCCCGTTTTTTGGTACAACTTTATCGGTTATTGGGATATCCATTTACTCGCAGTAATTGGTTATGCTATCTACGTAACGATCATTAAATTTCGTGAACAAAAAAGAGGTTCAACAATCCATTTATTGGCACTTGTATACCTTCTGTATTCAATTCTCAAAGAAATATTAATTGAACGAGGTTATTTAAATTCACCTTCTTCTCTTGAAACTAGTTTTTTAGTATATTTGATTTTAATGACTCTTGCTCTTCGATTTCAGTTTTTAATGATGAAACGAAAACTACAAAATCGATATGAGAGACTAAAAGAAGCAGATTCTCTCAGAGAAAAAATATTCTTTTATATGGATGCGATGATATCGGGTCCGTTAAAATTGATGAAAGAAAAACTTTCTGCATACAGAGAGTCTACACAAAAAACGAAAGATAAAAACCTAGTGAAAGAAGTAACCGATGTTCAATCTTCCATTGACAATGTGATGGATGATATCATTGAACTTTCAAGATTAGAAGTTTTAAAAGAAGTTCCATTCAAAGAGCAAGTTAATTTTATTTCTTTTATCAACGATGTGATTCCAGAAGATGATATCACTTATTCTATCAAAGTAAATCCTGAAACAGAAATTTATAATAGTTTGGACCTAATCAACTCTGTTGTAGTAAGACTTGTCGATTTCCCGCCATTCAAAGAGTTCAATCATAATGATTTGATCATTACGCAAGATTTAAAAGGAAATGTGCATTTCCGATTTTTATTATTTCATAACAATTCAAAAGTTGCACAAAAACTATTCAATGAACTGACCGAAAATTATAACCAACTCACTCCAATTAAAGTAAAATGGGCGATTATATTAGAAATCGTAAGATTGTTAGGTGCTAAAATTGATTTCAAAATCATCAAGAAAAAATATTTAAAAATAGATTTAGGAATTGCTGCCATTGTACCAATCTCAGAATTACAACCAATCAAAGATTCTAATGGTATACCAAACGCAAATCTAAACACCAAAAAATCAGAAAAAGAAGATTGGAGAGTCACCTTAAAACGAATTTTTAAGTTTCTGAAAGAAACAGAAATTAAAATCCCAAACTTTAAAAAGAAAAAGTAA
- a CDS encoding Crp/Fnr family transcriptional regulator: MIIKYLTKQSPESLLKAFEACKELTFDKDEFLFHSGDEVTHMDLLVNGDLQVFKYDGNMNEVTLTFFRPVSIIAEWAVIQGIPYPASARFTKKSTILRMPLTEVQSRLNSSIALNHILMHSLMNKIDTLNLAINRGLTMDAMQRVAHFLFYGTPDSLALKQTQMASLLYLRPETFSRILKQLKDQGLVDTQRGEITILDKEGLLKILA, translated from the coding sequence ATGATCATTAAATACCTTACCAAACAAAGTCCAGAATCACTTCTAAAAGCATTTGAGGCTTGTAAAGAATTAACGTTTGATAAGGATGAATTTTTATTCCATTCAGGTGATGAAGTAACCCATATGGATCTTTTGGTCAATGGTGATCTGCAAGTATTCAAATACGATGGTAACATGAATGAAGTGACATTAACTTTTTTTAGACCAGTGAGTATCATCGCTGAGTGGGCTGTGATCCAAGGAATCCCTTATCCCGCTTCAGCTCGATTCACCAAAAAAAGTACCATTCTTAGAATGCCACTCACAGAAGTTCAAAGTCGATTGAATTCCAGCATCGCACTCAATCATATACTAATGCATTCATTGATGAATAAAATTGATACATTAAATCTTGCCATCAACCGAGGCCTCACGATGGATGCGATGCAACGTGTGGCTCATTTTTTATTTTATGGAACTCCGGATTCTCTCGCATTAAAACAAACACAAATGGCATCTTTGTTGTATCTTCGGCCTGAAACTTTTTCAAGAATTTTAAAACAACTGAAAGACCAAGGTTTGGTGGATACACAAAGAGGTGAAATCACAATCCTAGACAAAGAAGGACTCTTGAAAATTTTGGCTTAG
- a CDS encoding CbbQ/NirQ/NorQ/GpvN family protein gives MLTTKIPYYEPIGKEVEIFQMAAENSLPLLLKGPTGSGKSRFLEFMAHQMGRKLITILCNDETSAVDLVGRFLVKGSDTVWMDGPLTTGVKEGAIVYLDEIAEARPDTLVTIHSLTDHRRTLFIERKNEEVIAHPNFLLVASYNPGYQKGFKELKPSTKQRFLGMDFPYPKPSVEEKIIVGETGISESISKKLVQYANLVRHKPELGLAETVSTRLLVSCAKLIAKGLPSRLAGRTAIILPLTDDDDTVTALQDSFDLIF, from the coding sequence ATGTTAACAACAAAAATTCCCTATTACGAACCAATCGGTAAGGAAGTGGAAATTTTTCAAATGGCGGCGGAGAATTCTCTGCCGCTTTTGTTAAAAGGTCCTACTGGCTCCGGTAAATCTCGATTTTTAGAATTTATGGCACACCAAATGGGCCGTAAACTCATCACCATATTATGTAATGATGAAACCTCGGCTGTGGATTTGGTGGGACGCTTCCTTGTGAAGGGTTCTGATACCGTTTGGATGGATGGTCCTCTCACTACTGGTGTCAAAGAAGGTGCGATTGTGTATTTAGACGAAATTGCGGAGGCAAGGCCAGATACTCTTGTCACGATTCATTCCCTTACCGATCACAGGCGGACATTGTTTATTGAACGCAAGAACGAAGAAGTGATCGCCCATCCAAACTTTTTACTCGTTGCCTCTTATAATCCTGGATACCAAAAAGGGTTCAAAGAACTAAAACCATCCACCAAACAAAGGTTTTTGGGAATGGACTTTCCGTATCCTAAACCATCTGTAGAAGAAAAAATCATTGTAGGAGAAACAGGAATCTCAGAATCAATTTCCAAAAAATTGGTCCAATACGCCAATTTGGTTCGACATAAACCGGAGTTAGGTTTAGCGGAAACCGTTTCTACTCGTTTACTTGTTTCCTGTGCCAAATTAATCGCAAAAGGCCTTCCTTCTCGGTTAGCAGGTCGAACTGCCATTATCTTACCTTTAACAGATGATGATGACACTGTTACGGCCTTACAAGATAGTTTTGATTTAATCTTTTAG